A stretch of the Desulfobacter sp. genome encodes the following:
- a CDS encoding EscU/YscU/HrcU family type III secretion system export apparatus switch protein, which yields MAEDPESGGEKTEDASSRKLSKAREEGQVAKSMEIPSVFVLLGGVLALYWSAFFMYEEVGKVFNFNLRFERIPELNPLDVVRLMVYHSQKIFLMCLPVFGAVYITALLSNFAQVGFEISWKALKPKFSRLNPINGFKNKFSSRAVVEFVKTLVKVGVVSLVCYWVTMGEISDIVRLYDHSTGSILLFLLVESCWIFIKVCLIMIVLALLDYAYQKWKFGSSD from the coding sequence ATGGCTGAAGATCCCGAGAGCGGCGGAGAGAAAACTGAAGACGCGTCGTCGAGAAAGCTCAGTAAGGCAAGAGAAGAGGGCCAGGTTGCAAAAAGTATGGAAATCCCTTCTGTCTTTGTACTGCTGGGCGGTGTTTTGGCCCTGTACTGGTCTGCTTTTTTTATGTACGAAGAAGTGGGCAAGGTGTTTAATTTTAATTTAAGGTTTGAACGGATCCCTGAATTAAATCCTTTGGACGTTGTCCGGCTCATGGTCTATCATTCCCAGAAAATTTTTCTCATGTGTCTGCCCGTGTTCGGCGCCGTGTATATAACCGCCCTGCTTTCCAACTTTGCCCAGGTGGGATTCGAGATCTCATGGAAGGCCTTGAAACCCAAGTTTTCAAGGCTGAATCCCATCAACGGATTTAAGAATAAGTTTTCTTCCAGAGCTGTGGTGGAATTTGTAAAGACCCTGGTCAAGGTCGGGGTGGTCAGTCTTGTCTGCTATTGGGTTACCATGGGTGAGATCTCGGACATTGTAAGGCTGTATGACCACAGCACAGGCAGTATTCTTTTGTTTCTTCTGGTGGAGTCCTGCTGGATTTTTATCAAGGTCTGTCTGATCATGATTGTGCTGGCCCTTCTGGATTATGCCTATCAGAAATGGAAGTTTGGTTCATCCGATTAA
- the fliR gene encoding flagellar biosynthetic protein FliR — protein sequence MEILDIIEPERFRIFMLVLMRISVFLFMFPLFSSNVFPNPLKLGLALVLSLLFYAVVPVDLERFPMDIISTGLLIAAEFAIGMTLALCLRAFFGAVQLAGQVIGFQIGFAMINVLDPQTGANVSIMDQIGYWVCVVVFMVLNGHHIVIMSMIDSFELVHMGFFMLHPALLEKVLEVGGNLFLLSIKIGAPVIAALTFVNVGFGLISKFSPQMNVMIVAFPVKIVVGLLFFGVTLEIIGLMTREYLEPFRKLMLYLLFYMGGG from the coding sequence ATGGAGATACTCGATATTATCGAACCTGAACGGTTTAGAATATTTATGCTGGTATTGATGCGGATTTCAGTCTTTTTATTCATGTTTCCTTTGTTTTCTTCCAATGTGTTTCCAAACCCTCTTAAACTCGGTCTTGCCCTGGTCCTTTCTTTGCTATTTTATGCAGTAGTGCCGGTGGATCTGGAACGCTTTCCCATGGATATCATTTCTACCGGGCTTTTAATTGCAGCAGAATTTGCCATTGGCATGACATTGGCTCTTTGCTTGAGGGCTTTTTTCGGGGCGGTTCAGCTGGCAGGCCAGGTGATTGGATTCCAGATCGGTTTTGCCATGATCAACGTGCTGGACCCCCAGACCGGGGCCAATGTTTCGATCATGGACCAGATCGGGTATTGGGTCTGTGTGGTTGTCTTTATGGTATTAAACGGCCATCATATTGTGATCATGTCTATGATTGACAGCTTTGAACTGGTTCACATGGGGTTTTTCATGCTTCACCCCGCCCTTTTGGAAAAAGTTCTTGAAGTGGGGGGCAATCTTTTTTTGTTGTCCATTAAAATAGGGGCGCCGGTGATTGCCGCACTCACCTTTGTGAATGTGGGGTTTGGCCTGATTTCCAAGTTTTCTCCCCAGATGAATGTGATGATCGTTGCCTTTCCTGTGAAAATTGTGGTGGGATTGCTTTTTTTCGGGGTGACCCTTGAAATTATCGGCCTGATGACCCGGGAGTATCTGGAACCCTTTAGAAAACTGATGCTGTATTTGTTATTTTATATGGGCGGAGGATAA
- the fliQ gene encoding flagellar biosynthesis protein FliQ, protein MTPEFVIAFAKDAILLTIYLSMPMLGLGMIAGLAVSVFQAVTQIQEMTLTFVPKIIAVFLGLLFAAPWMLEKMTAFTANILENIPMYIR, encoded by the coding sequence ATGACCCCTGAATTTGTCATTGCCTTTGCCAAAGACGCCATTCTTTTGACCATCTACCTTTCCATGCCCATGCTGGGCTTAGGCATGATTGCAGGCCTTGCCGTAAGTGTATTCCAGGCGGTGACCCAGATCCAGGAAATGACATTGACCTTTGTTCCCAAAATAATTGCCGTGTTTTTAGGCCTTCTTTTTGCTGCACCCTGGATGCTGGAAAAAATGACGGCCTTTACCGCAAATATTCTTGAGAATATTCCCATGTATATCCGCTAA
- the fliP gene encoding flagellar type III secretion system pore protein FliP (The bacterial flagellar biogenesis protein FliP forms a type III secretion system (T3SS)-type pore required for flagellar assembly.) yields MDKNRFFIRLGLVLGMILLMADLSWAVTFPIPSLELNVTQATEPEEVAVVLEIIALLTVLSLAPAILILMTPFTRLVVVFHFLRQAIGTQSSPPNQVLIGLALFMTFFIIKPVALEIYNTALNPYLEREMAYDVAFEEAQKPIRKFLLINTREADIALFVKEAEIKKPQTREDLSLLVLIPAYVISELKTAFIVGFILYIPFLVIDMVVASVLLAMGMMMLPPVMISLPFKLMLFVLVDGWHMISGSLLKSFGV; encoded by the coding sequence ATGGATAAAAACCGATTTTTTATCCGGTTGGGCTTGGTTTTGGGCATGATACTGCTCATGGCAGACCTGTCCTGGGCCGTCACCTTTCCCATCCCTTCTTTGGAGTTGAATGTGACCCAGGCCACTGAACCTGAAGAAGTGGCAGTGGTTCTTGAAATCATTGCTCTGCTTACGGTTCTTTCCCTGGCCCCTGCCATTCTCATCCTCATGACCCCGTTTACCCGGCTGGTGGTGGTGTTTCATTTTCTTCGCCAGGCCATCGGCACCCAGTCAAGTCCCCCCAACCAGGTGCTTATCGGGCTGGCCTTGTTCATGACTTTTTTTATTATCAAGCCTGTGGCCCTGGAAATTTATAACACGGCTTTGAACCCCTATCTTGAACGGGAAATGGCCTATGATGTGGCATTTGAAGAGGCCCAGAAACCCATTCGAAAATTTTTGCTCATCAATACCAGAGAGGCGGATATTGCCCTGTTTGTCAAAGAGGCTGAGATTAAAAAGCCCCAGACCCGTGAGGATTTGTCCCTGCTGGTGCTGATCCCTGCCTATGTGATTTCCGAACTTAAAACAGCGTTTATTGTGGGGTTTATTCTTTATATTCCCTTTTTAGTCATTGACATGGTTGTGGCATCCGTTCTTCTGGCCATGGGTATGATGATGCTGCCGCCGGTAATGATATCCCTGCCGTTTAAACTCATGCTTTTTGTACTGGTGGACGGCTGGCATATGATTTCAGGCTCTTTGTTAAAAAGTTTCGGAGTATAA
- the fliO gene encoding flagellar biosynthetic protein FliO has product MNTDTDIWFAFARTFGMLFVVLGFFLLAFYLFRRFSGLGGAKGSKQLIQVLSVHHIAPKEKLVLVSVAGEVMLIGVTPSNISRLGSCDLDLDQVSALENTGSKFSDFLGRILKPNLKTQESSGTDRSRDNG; this is encoded by the coding sequence ATGAATACAGATACCGATATTTGGTTTGCCTTTGCCCGGACCTTTGGCATGCTCTTTGTGGTATTGGGCTTTTTTCTGCTGGCCTTTTACCTGTTCCGGCGGTTTTCGGGCCTGGGAGGTGCAAAGGGGTCAAAACAGCTGATCCAGGTCCTTTCGGTTCATCATATTGCCCCCAAGGAAAAGCTGGTGCTTGTCTCTGTGGCCGGTGAAGTCATGCTCATCGGCGTGACCCCGTCCAATATTTCCAGACTGGGATCCTGTGACCTTGATCTTGATCAGGTCTCTGCCCTGGAAAATACCGGGTCCAAATTTTCAGATTTTTTAGGGCGGATCCTGAAGCCGAACCTTAAGACTCAAGAGAGTTCCGGTACAGACAGGAGCCGTGACAATGGATAA
- the fliN gene encoding flagellar motor switch protein FliN has product MVDENGITEEESEESTEKTEEQQARELDFILDIPLELSVELGKTKMLVNDLLQLGQGSIIELNKLAGEPLEVYINRKLIARGEVVVVNEKFGVRLTDVITPIDRVKSLAAEEQ; this is encoded by the coding sequence ATGGTTGATGAAAATGGCATTACAGAGGAAGAATCCGAGGAAAGCACGGAGAAAACAGAGGAACAGCAGGCAAGAGAGCTGGATTTTATTCTGGACATTCCCCTGGAGCTTTCAGTTGAACTTGGAAAGACCAAAATGCTGGTCAATGATCTGCTTCAATTGGGCCAGGGGTCCATTATCGAGCTGAACAAACTGGCCGGCGAACCCCTGGAGGTGTATATCAACAGAAAGCTCATTGCCAGGGGAGAAGTGGTGGTGGTCAACGAAAAGTTCGGTGTGCGCCTCACCGACGTTATCACCCCCATTGACCGTGTAAAATCTTTGGCAGCGGAAGAACAATGA
- the fliM gene encoding flagellar motor switch protein FliM: MSEILSQDEVDSLLDGLDSGEVETEAEVPQAEPAEGIIAYDFTSQDKVVRARMLTFDVINERLSREVRATLSSLLQTNVDFSANPFDTLKFSEFVRSLPVPTSLHVFRMEPLRGHGLVVLESQLVYNLIDTFFGGEALGKARVEGREFTTIEEVMIKKAVIAILKNIEASWVPIEPVRASLIRSEMNPQFTAIVLPTDLVIVTRFEIELEQAAGNLVVCYPYSMIEPMRNKLSSGVQAEIEEIDLNWRRMIEEVILKSEINLRIQLGKTEITGEKLLYMQPGDVIQLDNDAADPLSCFVDGFEKLTGYIGVQRGFQAFKINEKIITDCEN, translated from the coding sequence ATGAGTGAAATTCTATCCCAGGATGAGGTTGACAGTCTATTAGACGGTCTGGATTCAGGTGAGGTTGAAACTGAGGCGGAGGTGCCCCAGGCTGAACCGGCTGAAGGGATCATTGCCTATGATTTTACCAGCCAGGACAAGGTGGTCAGGGCCAGGATGCTCACCTTTGACGTTATTAATGAACGCCTTTCCAGGGAAGTCCGGGCCACCTTATCTTCCCTTTTGCAGACCAATGTCGATTTCAGCGCCAATCCCTTTGACACCCTGAAATTTTCCGAGTTTGTCAGGAGCCTTCCCGTACCCACAAGTCTCCATGTGTTCAGGATGGAGCCTTTAAGGGGGCACGGGCTTGTGGTGCTTGAAAGCCAGCTGGTCTATAATCTCATTGATACCTTTTTCGGAGGGGAGGCCTTGGGCAAGGCCCGGGTGGAAGGGCGTGAGTTTACCACCATAGAAGAGGTGATGATCAAAAAGGCGGTCATTGCGATTTTAAAAAATATTGAAGCCTCCTGGGTGCCCATTGAACCGGTACGAGCCTCTTTGATACGCTCTGAAATGAATCCCCAGTTTACGGCCATTGTTCTGCCCACGGACCTGGTCATTGTGACCCGGTTTGAAATCGAGCTGGAGCAGGCCGCGGGAAATCTTGTGGTCTGTTATCCCTATTCCATGATTGAACCCATGAGAAATAAACTGTCTTCAGGGGTTCAGGCGGAAATAGAAGAGATTGATTTAAACTGGCGGCGGATGATTGAAGAGGTGATTTTAAAGTCTGAGATCAACCTGAGAATCCAATTGGGAAAAACAGAGATCACCGGTGAAAAACTGTTGTACATGCAGCCTGGGGATGTGATTCAGCTGGACAATGACGCTGCTGATCCCCTGTCCTGTTTTGTTGACGGGTTTGAGAAATTGACCGGGTATATCGGGGTGCAAAGGGGATTTCAGGCCTTTAAGATCAATGAAAAAATTATAACAGATTGTGAGAATTAA
- a CDS encoding flagellar basal body-associated FliL family protein, with the protein MADDLLEDPNQDNMDEDLKQTEDSSEKIPRRFAFLAKVWAGKKKLIIMVLAAVILLLVIAGALLFFFSGSDETDAQKTDPAKVSQEGLTPEQAEIVFEDIVVLEPFERISLSKGSSMGMISLNVSLELTDHRYRKQVYTMQDRLRKIVEAQVREMDWLELRNSQGKIKLKYALLKRMNAMFPKVTIRNIYFTNFLMQ; encoded by the coding sequence GTGGCTGACGACCTGTTGGAAGACCCCAACCAAGACAATATGGATGAAGACCTTAAACAGACGGAGGATTCGTCTGAAAAGATTCCAAGACGATTTGCTTTTCTTGCCAAGGTCTGGGCCGGCAAAAAGAAATTGATCATCATGGTACTGGCCGCGGTTATCCTCTTGCTGGTGATAGCAGGGGCGCTGCTTTTCTTTTTTTCGGGTTCAGATGAAACCGATGCACAAAAAACGGATCCGGCCAAGGTTTCCCAGGAGGGTCTCACGCCGGAACAGGCTGAGATTGTCTTTGAAGATATTGTGGTTTTGGAACCCTTTGAGCGGATTTCCTTGAGCAAGGGATCCTCCATGGGAATGATCAGTCTCAATGTATCGTTGGAGCTGACGGATCACAGGTATAGAAAGCAGGTGTACACGATGCAGGACAGGCTTCGTAAAATTGTGGAGGCCCAGGTAAGGGAGATGGACTGGCTTGAATTGAGAAATTCGCAAGGGAAGATCAAACTTAAATATGCGCTTCTCAAACGGATGAATGCCATGTTTCCCAAGGTGACAATCAGAAATATTTATTTTACCAACTTTCTAATGCAGTGA
- a CDS encoding flagellar hook-basal body complex protein gives MSLSSSLFTGTSGLKNMGNALQVTGIFLFNKDGQLVNPEGYVVQGWELDSETGDDIGAINDIVLQAFTNPPKKSTQITAVTNLDVDAASKSVVLSNNWDSSEDTYMKSTNYEYQTVLKVYDALGSTHDVSVFYDKKSGTEWEYIITCNPEEDKRNMVQGTDAQGLLARGTITFSQSSGDILDLTMSEFTGRLGNFQANGVNTNDAIHYEILNSEELAQDGYGFAFEFNGSAWNFVDANNNGIIENSEKPANYPNATIVYSDNQEVHLVLNQQSPTQTDPDLKIKFDQPAVATDSFGFDINDPNNIHVQGIEGTRYFGDTANDNTTLEINDPSVMTHDSKGLGIVWNPNVGSTGKWYWSNPDLANSAGTLVSGVAMTNSTGGTLATTAATMVVNNAEDMGMVAQNIKMRYDGTQWDWNDGVKIEDFTSTYTFVPTNDPVISVQSAGSEGSIATDTAGATPTLHWIGTQWSLSSAGPLPNSAAVGNATIAIDTAASSSTNVVFDIWYNDSAGESTIEYTFGAAMTTADGQSIAFMMDPTPPQEYAAAAITYSTSGAQTFDIDFDGDSTLDLRVTPTAGGAVAAGASLLFSVDPDVPPVEYANATLKGDQEEVVIDLDGSGNDSDNDDIRFTFDDPLKFGASAHPYNNRSEIDFDIVGSTAWTEIDKNDIETSGFFSFNTDFIGGDFGATETDIELNLGSVYQNSAFVNGSLSTTQFSKSSSTAFQDANGYSAGDLQGVDVSSDGVMTGIYSNGQLIRLFRVGLAKFLNNYGLSNEGGNLFRETRASGTAITNKPGENGLGTIAPNSLEMSNVDISEEFVALITNQRGFQANSKTVTTVDDMMQTVIQMKR, from the coding sequence ATGTCTTTATCAAGTTCATTATTTACAGGGACCAGCGGCCTTAAAAACATGGGAAATGCCCTTCAGGTAACGGGTATTTTTTTGTTCAACAAGGACGGCCAACTGGTAAATCCTGAAGGGTATGTGGTTCAGGGGTGGGAACTGGATTCCGAGACTGGGGATGATATCGGCGCCATCAATGATATTGTTCTCCAGGCCTTTACCAATCCGCCCAAGAAAAGCACCCAGATCACGGCTGTTACCAATCTGGATGTAGATGCCGCCAGTAAATCCGTGGTATTGTCCAACAATTGGGACTCCAGTGAAGATACCTATATGAAATCCACCAATTATGAATACCAGACCGTGCTCAAGGTGTATGATGCTTTAGGGAGTACCCATGATGTCTCTGTGTTTTACGATAAAAAATCCGGCACTGAATGGGAGTACATCATCACCTGCAACCCGGAAGAAGACAAACGGAACATGGTTCAGGGCACGGACGCCCAGGGGTTGCTGGCCCGCGGAACCATTACCTTTTCCCAGAGCAGCGGTGATATCCTGGATTTGACCATGAGTGAGTTTACCGGCCGTCTGGGTAATTTTCAGGCCAATGGGGTGAACACCAACGATGCCATCCACTATGAGATCTTAAATTCAGAGGAACTGGCCCAGGACGGGTACGGGTTTGCCTTTGAGTTTAACGGGTCTGCCTGGAATTTTGTGGACGCCAACAACAACGGGATCATTGAAAATTCGGAAAAACCGGCCAATTATCCCAATGCCACCATTGTTTATTCGGATAACCAGGAAGTCCATCTGGTGCTCAACCAGCAGAGCCCCACCCAGACAGATCCCGATCTGAAAATTAAATTTGACCAGCCGGCCGTGGCAACCGATTCCTTTGGGTTTGACATCAATGATCCTAACAATATCCATGTCCAGGGCATTGAAGGCACAAGGTATTTCGGGGATACGGCCAATGACAACACCACCCTGGAGATCAATGACCCCAGTGTGATGACCCATGATTCAAAGGGACTGGGTATTGTCTGGAACCCCAATGTGGGCAGTACCGGAAAGTGGTATTGGAGTAATCCCGATCTTGCCAATTCCGCCGGCACCTTGGTTTCCGGGGTGGCCATGACAAACAGCACCGGCGGTACTTTAGCCACAACTGCCGCCACCATGGTGGTCAACAATGCCGAAGACATGGGCATGGTGGCCCAGAATATTAAAATGCGCTATGACGGCACTCAATGGGACTGGAATGACGGGGTTAAAATTGAGGATTTTACCAGTACCTATACCTTTGTGCCCACCAACGATCCTGTGATTTCCGTTCAGAGCGCAGGATCAGAAGGTTCCATTGCCACCGATACTGCCGGTGCCACCCCCACCCTCCACTGGATCGGCACCCAATGGTCCCTGAGTTCGGCAGGGCCGCTGCCGAACTCTGCGGCTGTGGGAAATGCCACCATTGCCATTGATACGGCAGCCTCATCCAGCACCAATGTGGTATTTGATATCTGGTACAATGATTCAGCAGGGGAATCGACCATTGAGTATACCTTTGGCGCTGCCATGACCACTGCTGACGGTCAGTCCATTGCCTTTATGATGGATCCGACCCCGCCCCAGGAATATGCTGCCGCAGCCATTACCTATTCCACCTCAGGGGCCCAGACATTTGACATTGATTTTGACGGGGACAGCACCCTGGATCTTAGGGTCACACCGACGGCCGGCGGTGCAGTGGCTGCAGGGGCATCTCTCTTGTTTTCCGTGGATCCGGATGTGCCGCCTGTGGAGTATGCCAATGCCACCCTGAAAGGGGATCAGGAAGAGGTGGTCATTGACCTGGACGGATCGGGCAATGATTCTGACAATGATGATATCCGGTTTACCTTTGATGATCCCTTGAAGTTCGGTGCTTCTGCCCATCCCTACAATAACAGGAGTGAAATTGATTTTGATATTGTGGGATCCACGGCATGGACGGAAATTGATAAAAACGATATAGAGACCAGCGGTTTTTTCAGCTTTAATACCGATTTTATAGGCGGTGATTTCGGCGCCACAGAGACTGATATTGAGTTGAACCTGGGCTCAGTCTATCAAAATTCCGCCTTTGTCAACGGGTCCTTGTCCACCACCCAGTTTTCCAAATCCTCATCCACGGCATTCCAGGATGCAAACGGATACTCCGCAGGAGATCTTCAGGGCGTGGATGTTTCTTCGGACGGGGTAATGACAGGAATTTACTCCAATGGTCAGCTGATTCGCCTTTTCCGTGTGGGTTTGGCCAAATTTCTCAACAATTACGGTCTTTCCAATGAAGGGGGAAATCTGTTCAGGGAAACCCGTGCCTCAGGTACGGCCATTACCAATAAGCCCGGTGAAAACGGACTTGGCACCATTGCTCCCAATTCTTTGGAAATGTCCAATGTGGATATTTCAGAAGAGTTTGTGGCCTTGATTACCAATCAGCGCGGGTTCCAGGCAAATTCCAAAACCGTGACCACCGTGGATGATATGATGCAGACCGTGATTCAGATGAAACGATAG
- a CDS encoding flagellar hook capping protein has product MTVSASGNSALDGLVSGYKSTETKKDEKSDALGRDAFLTMLVAQLQNQDPLNPMEGSEFSAQLAQFSQLEQLMTLNESMESLATSFSNDSEKDLMGYMGKQVTGEVDSMQVKEGQVSGGFFNLSRNTEIIVQITDADGNTIKNLPLGTKGSGSHLISWDGTDNSGKAVEDGTYTYTVLGNTGSGFAQVPNKVTGTVEGIAYSNDKAYLVVQGILLDPDSLSSVNTIEDDNTPVDSAMSYLGKTITSNQPIIEVDEGVVQGADLGFKLES; this is encoded by the coding sequence ATGACGGTTTCAGCATCTGGAAATTCAGCCCTTGACGGCCTTGTCAGCGGTTATAAGTCCACAGAAACTAAAAAAGATGAAAAAAGTGATGCCCTGGGAAGGGATGCCTTTTTAACCATGCTGGTCGCACAACTCCAGAATCAGGATCCCCTCAACCCCATGGAAGGCTCTGAATTTTCCGCTCAATTGGCACAGTTCTCCCAGCTGGAACAGCTCATGACCCTCAATGAAAGCATGGAGAGTCTGGCAACTTCCTTTTCCAATGATTCTGAAAAAGATCTCATGGGATATATGGGCAAACAGGTGACCGGTGAGGTGGATTCCATGCAGGTCAAAGAAGGGCAGGTCTCGGGTGGATTCTTCAACCTTTCCCGGAATACCGAGATCATTGTCCAAATCACCGATGCCGACGGAAATACCATCAAGAATCTGCCCCTGGGCACAAAGGGCAGCGGATCTCATTTGATTTCCTGGGACGGAACAGACAACAGCGGCAAGGCAGTGGAAGACGGAACCTATACCTACACGGTTCTGGGCAATACCGGCTCAGGGTTTGCCCAGGTGCCCAACAAGGTCACCGGCACGGTGGAAGGCATTGCCTACTCCAATGATAAGGCCTATCTCGTGGTCCAGGGCATTCTGCTTGATCCTGACTCCTTAAGTTCAGTGAACACGATTGAGGATGATAATACCCCTGTGGATTCCGCCATGAGTTACCTTGGCAAAACCATCACCTCGAACCAGCCCATTATTGAAGTGGATGAAGGGGTGGTTCAGGGTGCAGACCTTGGGTTTAAACTTGAAAGCTAG
- a CDS encoding flagellar hook-length control protein FliK, whose amino-acid sequence MNMHLVDMTNTMPNMVRAGEAKASVLGIDRLPAAGAGFDSVLKQVAQKGERNKISDPEASTDNGVIADKSGQVFLSDLETLLLKMSGGDLTKLTIDPQGLDALNELLIKAGFDPDEVADLIAGLKEKAGTKEISFDQVMAGLSDLEILPEENAEPEDVFLETSALPFIISLLDELGLSKDAVQKMIEAADKGPQGISLNILANELKEIQTQYAQAGSVIEIKDPSSILDKMLGLSNTVAMESNTEGKISLKDLLGVFDDYIKQKQGTDQPGNSGTQAFAKESTTAMIDKLFQSVALASDKTSVPEFSFQQVKDQFKNDLMIPDKGKNAKTGLSSQASTSSEPGVSSLLKEMEAAFSKHGNGDAAEEKKGRSENHFAPKTKTKTAQASDFSSNLVSAGKNEVDASTVRAKAPERALPSYVTHQVNKSIVRAVNQGETSLTLQLKPAHLGRLSLTIDNVNNSIKVSIITENHAAKEMLTSNLNELKTALTSAGISLDSFDVNMSSDFKQSMADTGTQAGNSNKKNSGRGKQGIDGKNLEMGDDPVLTDAGTLLDGSYHFVA is encoded by the coding sequence ATGAATATGCACTTGGTTGACATGACAAATACAATGCCGAATATGGTCCGGGCCGGTGAGGCAAAAGCCTCTGTTTTGGGTATAGACAGACTGCCGGCAGCCGGGGCCGGGTTCGACTCCGTGCTCAAACAGGTTGCCCAAAAAGGTGAACGCAACAAGATCTCTGATCCAGAGGCGTCAACCGATAACGGCGTAATTGCGGACAAAAGCGGACAGGTTTTTTTGTCTGACCTGGAGACCCTGCTTTTGAAAATGTCGGGCGGTGATTTGACTAAGCTTACCATTGACCCCCAGGGCCTGGATGCGCTTAACGAGCTGTTAATCAAAGCGGGATTTGATCCTGATGAAGTGGCTGATCTTATTGCCGGGTTAAAAGAAAAGGCAGGAACAAAAGAGATTTCCTTTGACCAGGTCATGGCCGGTCTTTCTGACCTGGAAATTTTGCCTGAGGAGAATGCAGAGCCAGAAGATGTTTTTTTGGAGACCTCCGCACTTCCTTTTATCATCAGCCTGTTAGATGAGTTAGGTCTTTCAAAGGATGCTGTTCAAAAAATGATTGAAGCGGCAGACAAAGGACCCCAGGGGATCAGCCTTAATATCCTTGCCAACGAGTTAAAAGAGATTCAAACCCAATATGCCCAGGCCGGATCTGTTATTGAAATAAAAGATCCATCATCCATCCTCGACAAGATGCTCGGCCTGTCAAACACGGTTGCCATGGAGAGTAACACAGAAGGGAAAATCAGTTTAAAAGACCTGCTTGGGGTGTTTGATGACTATATTAAACAAAAGCAGGGGACGGATCAGCCAGGAAATTCAGGGACTCAAGCGTTTGCAAAAGAGTCAACCACTGCCATGATTGACAAATTGTTTCAGTCGGTTGCCCTGGCCTCTGATAAAACCAGTGTGCCTGAGTTTTCGTTTCAGCAGGTCAAGGACCAGTTTAAAAATGATCTCATGATCCCGGACAAGGGGAAAAATGCAAAGACCGGGCTTTCTTCTCAAGCTTCGACCAGTTCCGAACCTGGGGTGTCCTCTCTTTTAAAGGAGATGGAGGCGGCATTCTCAAAACATGGGAACGGTGATGCCGCAGAAGAGAAAAAGGGCAGGTCCGAGAATCATTTTGCGCCAAAGACGAAAACAAAAACAGCCCAGGCAAGTGATTTTTCCTCCAATCTCGTATCTGCGGGAAAAAATGAGGTTGACGCCAGCACGGTAAGGGCAAAAGCCCCGGAACGTGCCTTGCCCTCTTATGTGACCCACCAGGTAAACAAGAGTATTGTCAGGGCGGTGAACCAGGGGGAGACCAGCCTTACGCTTCAGCTCAAACCGGCACACCTCGGACGGCTGAGCCTGACCATCGATAATGTGAACAATAGTATCAAGGTCAGCATTATCACTGAAAATCATGCGGCAAAAGAGATGCTGACGTCTAATCTCAATGAACTAAAGACCGCATTGACCAGTGCCGGTATCAGCCTGGACAGTTTTGATGTGAATATGAGTTCAGATTTTAAGCAGTCCATGGCCGATACCGGAACTCAGGCAGGCAATTCTAACAAGAAAAATTCAGGCAGGGGAAAACAGGGAATTGACGGGAAAAATTTGGAAATGGGAGATGATCCGGTTCTCACAGATGCCGGGACACTTCTGGACGGGTCATACCATTTTGTTGCCTAA
- the fliJ gene encoding flagellar export protein FliJ, with the protein MKRFEFKLESLLKYKRHLEQMARQEMAKAVSQMNECTHQIQTLKENRETSALRLDHLVEKGVNSREFNLHHGFLSVLDRMIIEEQDRKIRLEKMMEEKRSLLKKRTIDKKAMERLRERRADEYTREIIRQEQKELDEIASLKKAREIINVQI; encoded by the coding sequence ATGAAACGCTTTGAATTTAAACTTGAATCCCTGCTCAAATATAAACGCCATCTTGAACAAATGGCCCGCCAGGAAATGGCCAAGGCCGTGTCCCAGATGAATGAATGCACACACCAGATTCAGACCTTGAAAGAAAATCGTGAAACCTCTGCTTTAAGGCTGGATCATCTTGTGGAAAAAGGGGTGAATTCCAGAGAGTTTAATCTCCACCACGGGTTTTTGTCCGTGCTGGACCGGATGATCATAGAAGAGCAGGACCGGAAAATTAGACTGGAAAAGATGATGGAAGAAAAACGATCCCTGTTGAAAAAAAGAACCATTGACAAAAAAGCCATGGAGCGGTTAAGGGAAAGACGGGCCGATGAATACACCCGCGAGATAATCCGTCAGGAACAAAAGGAACTGGATGAAATCGCATCATTGAAAAAGGCCAGGGAGATTATAAATGTACAGATTTAG